One window of the Tetragenococcus koreensis genome contains the following:
- the rpsS gene encoding 30S ribosomal protein S19 encodes MSRSVKKGPFCDDHLMKKVEAQQGVEKKKVIKTWSRRSTIFPSFIGYTIAVYDGRKHVPVYIQEDMVGHKLGEFAPTRSFRGHAKNDRRTSAR; translated from the coding sequence ATGAGTCGTAGTGTTAAAAAAGGACCTTTTTGTGATGACCATTTGATGAAAAAAGTCGAAGCACAACAAGGTGTTGAAAAGAAAAAAGTAATTAAAACTTGGTCTCGTCGTTCAACGATCTTCCCAAGTTTTATCGGATATACCATCGCCGTGTATGATGGCCGTAAACATGTACCTGTTTATATTCAAGAAGACATGGTAGGGCACAAATTAGGTGAGTTTGCACCAACAAGAAGCTTTCGCGGACATGCTAAAAATGATCGAAGAACGTCAGCTCGCTAA